The Oncorhynchus masou masou isolate Uvic2021 chromosome 31, UVic_Omas_1.1, whole genome shotgun sequence genome includes a region encoding these proteins:
- the LOC135525026 gene encoding SUMO-activating enzyme subunit 2-like, whose amino-acid sequence MWSLRWWVTPLTKPQPHPAAQEDKNVANGNKESAEPSTSSNAPAEQDDVLIVDSDEPSSSTMDVRMESGGHKRKLHDAETGKASAKRQRLDQLYSWISFVGYTQPCLRMINQAIVWREPAGSHPKLSVWKKRGHNATPVVVSD is encoded by the exons ATGTGGAGTTTGAGGTGGTGGGTGACGCCCCTGACAAagccccaaccccacccagcggCACAAGAGGACAAGAATGTTGCCAACGGCAACAAAGAGTCTGCAGAACCGTCCACCTCTTCCAACG CCCCTGCTGAGCAGGATGATGTTCTGATAGTTGATTCGGACGAGCCGTCCTCCAGCACTATGGATGTCCGCATGGAGTCAGGAGGCCACAAGAGGAAGCTCCATGATGCTGAGACAGGCAAGGCTTCAGCCAAGCGCCAACGCCTGGATCAGCTATACAGCTGGATCagctttgtgggctatactcagccttgtctcaggatg ATCAATCAAGCGATAGTGTGGAGAGAGCCAGCCGGCAGCCATCCGAAACTGTCAGTGTGGAAGAAGAGGGGCCATAACGCAACTCCCGTTGTTGTTTCTGACTGA